From the Leptospira sp. WS60.C2 genome, one window contains:
- a CDS encoding glycosyltransferase family 4 protein, which yields MSKILFITPRFLQNASGGAEKLAFDYVSILSESHDVTVCTTAAKNYVTWKNEFKTGITENDSYKIIRFPVTKKRNIYYMNEILDRCLKDGDSVSLENQMLFLKEQGPYCPEIIEYVTKEQSSFDLIILIGYLYYPVVMSIPLLKVPFVIVPTFHDEPPFRLPIYKQTYKSEYIYSFNAPEELQVYESITKQRANRYFLIGTYVDDPFSSTELQEPLSPKQTFQFLTIGRIEPAKGYHELFLDYLDWKHSRNRSDVTLKCLGSIFSMDVSKEQEIQFSGFVSEEEKLAEIQKSYLLFNPSAYESFSISIMEAWLQEKPVLVNGRSSVMKGHCLRSQGGLYYSDKISFQRMLDYLLENPTIAYQLGKNGRKYVISNFSRDVVRKKLNQMVSMLLG from the coding sequence ATGTCAAAAATCCTCTTTATCACTCCAAGATTTCTGCAAAATGCATCAGGTGGTGCAGAGAAATTAGCATTCGACTATGTTTCTATTTTATCTGAATCTCATGATGTGACAGTTTGTACCACTGCAGCGAAAAATTACGTCACCTGGAAAAATGAATTTAAAACTGGTATCACTGAAAATGATTCCTATAAAATCATTCGATTTCCAGTCACAAAAAAACGTAACATCTACTATATGAATGAAATCTTAGATCGTTGTCTAAAAGATGGTGATTCAGTATCTTTGGAAAACCAAATGTTGTTTCTTAAGGAACAAGGTCCGTATTGTCCTGAAATAATAGAGTATGTAACAAAAGAACAATCCAGCTTTGATTTGATCATATTGATTGGGTATCTGTACTATCCAGTCGTTATGAGTATCCCTTTACTCAAAGTTCCTTTTGTCATTGTTCCTACATTTCATGATGAACCACCATTTCGTTTACCCATCTACAAACAAACATATAAGAGTGAATACATTTATAGTTTTAATGCACCTGAAGAATTACAAGTATATGAATCCATTACGAAACAAAGAGCAAATCGATACTTTTTAATCGGAACCTATGTAGATGATCCATTTAGCTCGACAGAATTGCAGGAACCACTTTCACCTAAACAAACTTTTCAATTCTTGACCATTGGACGAATTGAACCAGCGAAAGGATATCATGAACTTTTTTTGGATTATTTAGATTGGAAACACTCACGCAATCGATCTGATGTCACACTCAAATGTCTCGGGTCTATTTTTTCTATGGATGTTTCGAAAGAACAAGAGATTCAATTTTCTGGTTTTGTATCAGAAGAGGAAAAACTCGCTGAAATCCAAAAATCCTATCTCTTATTCAATCCTTCTGCTTATGAAAGTTTTTCTATTTCCATCATGGAAGCTTGGCTCCAAGAAAAACCAGTTCTTGTGAATGGAAGGTCAAGTGTTATGAAAGGACATTGTTTACGTAGCCAAGGTGGATTGTATTATTCTGACAAAATATCGTTTCAGCGAATGTTGGATTATTTATTGGAGAACCCAACAATCGCGTATCAGTTAGGAAAAAACGGAAGGAAGTATGTCATCTCAAATTTTTCGAGAGACGTCGTTCGAAAAAAACTAAACCAAATGGTTAGTATGCTACTCGGTTGA
- a CDS encoding inositol monophosphatase family protein: MLSELHNRSYHFLNFLPNVADFLVQKHKESSLKVDEKSLYNLVTEADLKAESLILEEIQKNFPSDGILSEERDAIPGTSGYTWVIDPLDGTTNYTHGLPLYGVSVGVVETETMTPVIGMVFFPELNTYYHAIKGQGAFREKNQIHVSKTKSMKDSLFVTGFPYDRNLSLDTLMQYYKSILQKSRGIRRTGAATLDLCWLAEGKFEGYYELGLKPWDMAAAGLIVMEANGKLTSMDGNDFSIMIPSLLASNGHVHEYLLAEFEGKINRVAY; the protein is encoded by the coding sequence ATGCTTTCTGAATTACATAATAGGTCTTATCATTTTCTAAATTTTTTACCGAATGTCGCAGACTTCCTTGTGCAAAAACACAAGGAATCCAGTTTGAAAGTTGATGAAAAAAGTTTATATAACTTAGTTACCGAAGCTGATCTAAAAGCAGAATCGTTGATTCTGGAGGAAATACAAAAAAATTTCCCATCAGATGGAATCCTATCCGAAGAGCGTGATGCCATTCCAGGAACATCAGGTTACACTTGGGTCATTGATCCTTTGGATGGAACGACAAACTACACACATGGTTTACCTTTGTATGGCGTATCTGTAGGAGTTGTGGAAACGGAGACAATGACTCCCGTCATCGGTATGGTTTTTTTTCCAGAGTTAAATACATATTACCACGCCATCAAAGGACAAGGCGCCTTCCGCGAAAAAAACCAAATCCATGTCTCAAAAACTAAATCCATGAAAGATTCTCTCTTCGTCACTGGATTTCCCTATGATCGAAACTTATCACTTGATACTTTAATGCAGTATTACAAATCGATTCTGCAAAAATCAAGAGGAATCAGAAGAACTGGTGCTGCTACTTTAGACTTATGTTGGTTAGCCGAAGGAAAGTTTGAAGGTTATTATGAATTGGGTTTAAAACCTTGGGATATGGCAGCAGCTGGTCTCATCGTAATGGAAGCAAATGGAAAGTTAACTTCCATGGATGGTAATGATTTTTCTATTATGATTCCTAGTTTACTCGCGAGCAATGGACATGTGCACGAGTATTTACTGGCTGAGTTTGAAGGAAAGATCAACCGAGTAGCATACTAA
- a CDS encoding toxic anion resistance protein, with protein sequence MDSLELKTNDPELQLTKEDIQKVEELTGQIKLNNPNDIVSYGSSAQAKVSDFADKVLSEIKTKDAGYAGDLLNQLLFKIKDLDLDSFAGEGSSLSKIPLIGGLFDASRKFLAKFEDLESQVSKIVDELHSARTNLTKDITLLQALYEKNLEYFKEIQIYIAAGDKKIQELRDKILPEMMEKAKAQGDTLASQQYQDMVQMVDRFEKKIHDLKLTRILSLQTGPQIRLIQNGNQVLVEKIQSSILNTIPLWKNQIVIALGLMRQRKALEAQKQVSKTTNDLIQKNAEMLKSGTVEIAKESEKGIIEIETLKNVNQQLIETITETLKIQEEGRQKRKLAEQEMIKIESDIKQKLLESK encoded by the coding sequence ATGGACTCGCTGGAACTCAAAACAAATGACCCAGAACTTCAACTTACCAAGGAAGACATTCAAAAGGTGGAAGAACTTACCGGACAAATTAAACTCAACAATCCGAATGACATAGTTTCCTATGGGTCCTCCGCACAAGCAAAGGTATCTGATTTTGCTGATAAAGTTTTATCTGAAATCAAAACCAAAGATGCAGGTTATGCGGGAGATTTGTTAAACCAATTATTATTTAAGATCAAAGATCTGGACCTGGATAGTTTTGCAGGCGAAGGAAGTTCACTTTCCAAAATTCCACTCATCGGAGGTTTGTTCGATGCTTCCCGAAAATTCCTCGCGAAGTTTGAAGATTTGGAATCTCAAGTTAGTAAGATTGTCGATGAACTACATTCAGCAAGAACCAATCTAACAAAAGACATAACTCTATTGCAGGCGTTATACGAGAAAAATTTAGAATATTTCAAAGAAATTCAAATTTACATAGCTGCTGGCGACAAAAAAATCCAAGAGCTTCGTGACAAAATTCTTCCCGAAATGATGGAGAAGGCAAAAGCACAAGGAGATACGTTAGCATCACAACAATACCAAGACATGGTACAAATGGTGGATCGATTTGAGAAAAAAATTCATGATCTAAAGTTAACAAGGATTTTGTCTCTACAAACAGGACCACAGATCCGGTTGATCCAAAATGGAAATCAGGTTTTAGTCGAAAAAATCCAAAGTTCAATACTCAATACCATTCCTCTTTGGAAAAATCAAATTGTGATCGCTCTTGGTTTGATGCGCCAAAGGAAAGCTTTGGAAGCGCAAAAACAAGTTTCAAAGACCACGAACGATCTCATCCAAAAGAATGCAGAGATGTTAAAATCAGGAACAGTGGAAATTGCTAAAGAATCGGAAAAGGGAATCATCGAAATTGAAACCTTGAAGAATGTAAACCAACAATTGATTGAGACCATAACGGAAACCTTGAAGATCCAAGAAGAGGGACGTCAAAAACGAAAATTGGCAGAACAAGAAATGATCAAAATCGAATCTGATATCAAACAAAAACTTTTGGAATCTAAATAG
- a CDS encoding tyrosine-type recombinase/integrase — protein MLNTNANLPTFLPHILTVDVSTLGNRLLDQTEIRNLLHKLRSRNHIHYLIIKFLVCTGLSLPELIHLKVADFNSERNRFYLKNGGRLRRRNIFLEPNFAVELYRYSCEFLPSDYLFPGRDGVLRTRTIQKILKNASRLISRDIHIPFLRDVIALDLFQKGFPVWEIQEFLGHRTTRSTRQRILLHISEEEHKDPRLFTRNRNQAA, from the coding sequence ATGCTGAATACAAATGCGAATTTACCAACCTTTCTTCCACACATTCTCACTGTCGATGTTTCCACCTTGGGCAATCGTCTCTTAGACCAAACGGAAATCAGAAACTTACTTCATAAACTGCGAAGTAGAAACCACATTCATTATTTGATCATCAAATTTTTAGTGTGTACGGGATTGTCATTACCGGAACTCATCCACTTAAAGGTAGCTGATTTTAATTCGGAGCGGAATCGATTTTATTTAAAGAACGGTGGTCGTTTGCGTAGGAGAAATATCTTCTTAGAACCAAACTTTGCGGTTGAGTTGTATCGTTATTCCTGTGAATTCTTACCTAGCGATTATCTATTCCCTGGACGGGATGGAGTGCTCCGAACAAGAACCATCCAAAAAATTCTTAAAAATGCCAGCCGTTTGATTTCTAGAGACATCCACATTCCATTTTTACGAGACGTAATTGCTCTAGATTTGTTCCAAAAGGGTTTTCCCGTTTGGGAAATCCAAGAATTTTTGGGGCATCGGACCACTCGTTCCACACGCCAGAGGATTCTCTTGCACATTTCGGAAGAGGAACACAAGGATCCGAGACTTTTTACGAGAAACAGAAACCAAGCGGCGTAA
- a CDS encoding STAS domain-containing protein has translation MEIKTKKIGKHTLVHLNGRLDITHSDEVEAKLADDVQNGEGDIIINLELISYISSSGIRIFVGMVRELDKQGRKLKLCCITPPVKKVFDVVELLDLFEVFETEQEAVNSLSK, from the coding sequence TTGGAAATTAAGACCAAAAAAATCGGAAAGCACACACTCGTTCACCTCAATGGTCGTTTAGACATTACCCATTCTGATGAGGTAGAGGCAAAATTGGCCGATGACGTGCAAAACGGGGAAGGTGACATCATCATCAACCTGGAGCTTATCTCTTACATTTCCTCCTCAGGAATCCGTATCTTCGTTGGAATGGTACGAGAGCTCGACAAACAAGGCAGAAAGTTAAAACTATGTTGCATCACACCTCCAGTGAAAAAGGTTTTTGATGTGGTAGAACTTCTTGATTTGTTTGAAGTCTTCGAAACGGAACAAGAAGCCGTTAATTCCCTCTCCAAGTAG
- a CDS encoding ArnT family glycosyltransferase codes for MAYASFFFISLLYCFQAGMNLGVLPVVWPDEVLFYSPALSFAKTGQLRTEVLNGLIPGMESKTLWMPPVYMLFSGLNLSIFPDTLTTLRLANVCIVYITAFAFYRFLKRFQLSEVAAQIAFASILWEPLVFRFGTVARMEALTAFFFILSLLFATHQKKNQWNPFLSGVMLSLSALSHPIGASFGLVTLFLVFHSYGFKRIVWFLLGGILPICFWIFYIHPNWDWFQIQFGAQLTRKQNLLNAFSLMDKIKIFSFGFGFPKIRLVIIIIELMLLVVLTFHNLKTKAKTQIKWYLFWIWTISVFAALYTSSEGWYVYHIVFPLSLGMALLIEEKRIANKLPFVGMILSLLAMLFLANIHWSNTNAETIQTSHFQHVERSLLNSKSVYLQSLPDPYFHLKAKRPDLNILEFIPGELELPSETYKNTIHSRDSFVFYDETLINDTIKEYLKQGSWIREEWEIPVPSNHWLHYKTIVYTRK; via the coding sequence GTGGCCTACGCCTCGTTTTTTTTCATCTCACTTCTATACTGTTTCCAAGCTGGAATGAACTTGGGTGTGTTGCCTGTTGTTTGGCCTGATGAAGTTTTATTTTATTCTCCAGCTCTTTCTTTTGCAAAAACGGGACAACTCAGAACAGAAGTATTAAATGGTCTGATCCCTGGAATGGAATCCAAAACCCTTTGGATGCCTCCAGTCTATATGCTTTTCTCTGGATTGAACTTATCTATCTTTCCTGATACGCTCACCACTCTTCGCCTAGCAAACGTATGTATTGTTTATATAACTGCATTTGCTTTTTATCGATTCCTCAAACGGTTTCAACTATCAGAAGTGGCCGCTCAAATTGCATTTGCTAGTATCCTTTGGGAACCACTAGTCTTTCGATTTGGAACAGTTGCAAGAATGGAAGCACTTACTGCATTTTTCTTTATCTTAAGTCTTTTATTCGCGACTCATCAAAAAAAGAATCAATGGAATCCTTTTTTATCTGGAGTGATGTTATCTTTGTCTGCCTTGTCACATCCTATTGGTGCCTCTTTTGGTCTTGTCACACTATTTCTTGTATTCCATAGTTATGGATTCAAAAGGATCGTCTGGTTTTTGTTAGGTGGAATTTTACCAATTTGTTTTTGGATTTTTTACATCCATCCTAACTGGGATTGGTTTCAAATTCAATTTGGAGCTCAGTTAACGAGAAAACAAAACTTGCTCAATGCTTTTTCTCTCATGGATAAAATCAAAATCTTTTCTTTTGGGTTTGGATTTCCAAAAATTAGATTGGTCATCATCATCATAGAACTGATGCTCTTAGTTGTTTTGACCTTCCATAACCTTAAAACAAAAGCCAAAACTCAGATCAAATGGTATTTATTTTGGATATGGACTATTTCCGTTTTTGCTGCTTTATATACATCCTCGGAAGGATGGTATGTTTATCACATTGTATTTCCTTTGTCATTGGGAATGGCGCTACTAATCGAAGAAAAAAGAATCGCAAACAAACTTCCTTTTGTTGGGATGATTCTCTCTTTATTAGCGATGCTTTTTTTGGCAAACATTCACTGGTCAAACACAAATGCAGAAACAATTCAAACATCTCATTTCCAACATGTGGAAAGAAGTTTACTCAATTCCAAGTCAGTTTACCTGCAAAGTCTTCCCGATCCTTATTTTCATTTAAAAGCCAAACGTCCCGATTTAAATATACTGGAATTTATACCAGGAGAACTGGAACTTCCGTCTGAAACTTATAAAAATACAATTCACTCACGTGACAGTTTCGTTTTTTATGATGAAACACTCATCAATGATACTATCAAAGAATATTTAAAACAGGGGAGTTGGATTCGTGAGGAATGGGAAATTCCAGTGCCATCGAACCATTGGCTGCATTACAAAACCATTGTTTACACAAGAAAGTGA
- a CDS encoding type III pantothenate kinase, which produces MSESPLLLVIDVGNTNTVFGVFREGEETPDFHKRTVTRRDRTSDELGLFLKGFLTQENVKADRVKKAIYSSVVPSLNPIVERMLEDWFDVNPLRVHYQMNLNFGISYPRPFEIGADRLVNAAYCAKTYPGKKAILVDLGTATTFCVISEKPEYIGGVIAPGLKISMDALTRNTAQLPPIVFGSPKHVLGESTVESIQAGFFFGWIGLLKEIVRAIKDEHPGDYVVVGTGGLVTTIHASHNQVFDEIDPMMTLKGLKILADLNS; this is translated from the coding sequence ATGTCAGAATCACCCTTATTGCTTGTAATCGACGTTGGAAATACAAACACAGTGTTTGGAGTTTTTCGTGAAGGTGAAGAAACTCCTGATTTTCACAAAAGAACCGTTACGCGAAGAGATCGAACTTCCGATGAACTCGGTTTATTTCTGAAAGGTTTTTTAACGCAAGAGAACGTAAAAGCCGATCGAGTCAAAAAAGCAATTTATTCCAGCGTTGTTCCCTCTCTCAATCCAATTGTGGAAAGAATGTTAGAGGATTGGTTTGATGTAAATCCTCTGCGTGTGCATTACCAAATGAATTTAAATTTTGGAATCAGTTATCCAAGACCTTTTGAGATTGGAGCGGATCGATTGGTAAATGCTGCCTATTGTGCAAAAACCTATCCTGGAAAGAAAGCAATCCTTGTTGATTTGGGAACAGCAACCACGTTTTGTGTGATCAGTGAAAAACCAGAATACATTGGTGGAGTGATAGCTCCCGGCTTAAAGATTTCCATGGATGCCTTAACAAGGAATACAGCACAACTTCCTCCGATTGTGTTTGGATCACCCAAACATGTATTAGGGGAATCTACTGTTGAATCTATCCAAGCAGGTTTTTTCTTTGGATGGATTGGTTTACTAAAGGAAATAGTCAGAGCAATCAAAGATGAGCATCCCGGAGATTATGTGGTTGTAGGAACTGGGGGGCTAGTAACTACGATTCATGCTTCGCATAACCAAGTGTTTGATGAAATTGATCCGATGATGACCTTGAAAGGTTTAAAGATTCTCGCCGATTTAAATTCGTAG
- a CDS encoding biotin--[acetyl-CoA-carboxylase] ligase, whose product MQYRLLKPELGHRLTSVNSTNEWIKNAEIPFGSWVIADEQTNGKGRGQNLWQSLGEEPLIFSGKIKLSAAEISLPLLSIFISSALLKTIYRFFPEREEDTTIKWPNDIYKGEKKVAGILVQSEYINGIFDIVIGIGLNFFGQHVPEPLKDKAIFLCETPLLEGDLERFANHLIGEINQAVITLLDPSQVLKDLVWIEDHSLLKNKIIETEWDERIIRGRVLGIDELGFLLIMTETGQKIELMDTSPNFRMI is encoded by the coding sequence ATGCAATACCGACTCTTAAAGCCTGAACTAGGCCACAGACTCACATCCGTCAATTCAACCAACGAGTGGATCAAGAATGCCGAAATTCCATTTGGTTCATGGGTAATCGCCGATGAACAAACAAATGGGAAAGGTCGAGGTCAAAATTTATGGCAGTCGTTAGGTGAAGAACCATTGATTTTTTCTGGTAAAATCAAACTTTCCGCAGCAGAAATATCCTTACCATTATTATCGATATTCATTTCATCCGCACTATTAAAAACCATCTATCGATTCTTTCCGGAAAGAGAAGAGGACACTACAATCAAATGGCCGAACGACATTTACAAAGGTGAAAAAAAGGTAGCTGGTATTCTTGTTCAATCTGAATACATCAACGGCATTTTTGATATAGTGATTGGTATTGGACTTAATTTTTTTGGACAACATGTCCCAGAGCCGTTAAAGGATAAGGCAATATTTTTATGCGAAACACCATTATTGGAAGGTGACTTGGAGCGATTCGCCAATCACTTGATCGGGGAAATCAACCAAGCCGTGATCACACTTCTTGATCCAAGCCAAGTATTAAAAGATTTGGTTTGGATTGAAGATCATTCTTTATTAAAGAACAAAATCATCGAAACTGAATGGGATGAAAGAATCATACGTGGACGAGTTTTGGGAATTGATGAATTAGGATTCCTTCTCATTATGACGGAAACTGGCCAAAAGATTGAACTTATGGACACTTCACCAAATTTTAGGATGATATAA
- a CDS encoding SDR family NAD(P)-dependent oxidoreductase, whose protein sequence is MKLSGNTILITGCGMGIGALTALRLAKEGNDIIGVDINQTLLKEIQTKVEALGKKFYGFACDLSKEEQIEALIKKIKKNKISFQVLINNAGIAPSGPYEGKDFSVWEKALQINVHGPMKLVYESLPILREQNEACIINLASIAGKFGTEGTVTYSATKHAMVGFSQALKMELYDTQIGVSWICPSMAKTRMIDGVKPSFFTPVIEPDQVAKAICKAIENNPGEVLVPSYLRSTIVIMPALFPKFSLWLAVKTKASKGWLLANKGLEKNIPV, encoded by the coding sequence ATGAAATTATCTGGGAACACAATTTTAATTACAGGGTGTGGAATGGGCATTGGAGCTTTGACTGCACTGCGTTTGGCCAAAGAAGGCAATGACATCATCGGTGTGGACATCAACCAAACTCTCCTAAAAGAGATTCAAACGAAAGTCGAAGCACTTGGTAAAAAATTTTATGGGTTTGCCTGTGACCTTTCGAAGGAAGAACAAATCGAAGCATTGATCAAAAAGATTAAAAAGAACAAAATTAGTTTCCAAGTTTTAATTAATAATGCTGGTATTGCTCCAAGTGGGCCCTATGAAGGAAAAGATTTTTCTGTTTGGGAAAAGGCGTTACAAATCAATGTTCACGGTCCTATGAAGTTGGTCTATGAATCCTTACCGATCCTTAGAGAACAAAACGAGGCTTGTATCATCAATTTAGCAAGTATAGCGGGTAAATTCGGAACGGAAGGAACAGTCACTTATTCAGCAACGAAACATGCAATGGTAGGTTTCTCTCAAGCTCTTAAGATGGAATTGTATGATACACAAATAGGTGTTAGCTGGATCTGCCCATCGATGGCCAAAACGAGAATGATCGATGGAGTGAAACCTTCTTTTTTTACCCCAGTCATCGAACCTGACCAAGTGGCTAAGGCAATTTGTAAAGCCATTGAAAATAATCCTGGGGAAGTCCTTGTTCCATCCTACCTTCGTTCAACCATCGTGATTATGCCGGCACTGTTTCCCAAATTTTCGCTCTGGCTTGCAGTCAAAACAAAAGCCTCAAAAGGTTGGTTATTAGCTAACAAGGGACTTGAGAAAAATATTCCTGTTTAG
- the metF gene encoding methylenetetrahydrofolate reductase [NAD(P)H], with translation MHISEILGKKQTTISFEFFPPKNEEASEDLFRNIQELSQMNPAYVSVTYGAGGSTRDLTHDLVVKLQEQTGLTIVSHLTCVGSTKEEIGEILKRYDKSGIHNIMALRGDPPKGQQEFQKTENGFEFAGELVGFIKKEYPKMGIGVAGFPEGHPSTPNRLKEIEYLKWKVDQGADYICTQLFFDNDYFYDFVERCEIAGIKVPIIAGIMPVTSRKGMARMAELSLGTNFPAKLLKSLSRAEDDAYAENVGIHWATEQVRDLLDHKIAGIHMYTLNKSKATRKIYESLGIRNFDRIV, from the coding sequence ATGCACATTTCTGAAATCCTCGGCAAAAAACAGACTACCATCAGCTTCGAATTTTTCCCTCCCAAAAATGAGGAAGCGTCTGAGGATTTATTCCGGAACATCCAAGAGTTATCCCAAATGAACCCTGCCTATGTGAGTGTCACCTACGGTGCTGGTGGTTCTACAAGAGATTTAACCCATGACTTGGTTGTCAAATTACAGGAACAAACTGGATTAACAATCGTTAGCCACCTTACGTGTGTGGGTTCCACTAAAGAGGAGATTGGTGAGATTTTGAAGCGATATGATAAAAGTGGGATTCACAATATCATGGCTCTTCGGGGTGATCCACCAAAAGGGCAACAAGAGTTCCAAAAAACGGAAAACGGATTTGAATTTGCTGGGGAATTGGTTGGTTTTATCAAAAAAGAATATCCCAAAATGGGAATTGGAGTCGCTGGTTTTCCTGAAGGACATCCGTCTACACCCAATCGTTTGAAAGAAATTGAATATCTCAAATGGAAAGTGGACCAAGGTGCGGATTACATTTGTACGCAACTTTTCTTTGATAATGATTATTTTTATGATTTTGTCGAACGATGTGAAATAGCAGGCATTAAAGTTCCAATCATTGCAGGGATTATGCCAGTTACATCTAGAAAAGGAATGGCAAGGATGGCGGAACTTTCGCTAGGAACCAACTTTCCTGCAAAACTTTTAAAATCCTTATCACGTGCTGAAGATGATGCATATGCTGAGAATGTTGGAATCCATTGGGCAACAGAACAGGTAAGAGATTTGTTAGACCATAAGATTGCTGGGATTCATATGTATACCTTGAACAAGTCGAAAGCGACTCGCAAGATATATGAATCACTCGGGATTCGAAATTTCGATCGGATCGTTTGA
- a CDS encoding MORN repeat-containing protein, translating into MHSKYLIVLFFYIFVFCKSNEKICEGEKCRNGRHSVQYENGERFEGEFFQDVKHGFGTYHYANGDVFEGEYKFGYRDGQGTYFYTNGDRFKGNYVKGKREGFGQYLFADGFILEGIWSQNNLGGKAKIINAKGSLVLEGHWHQNQFVGLRPKAESNDPIEISNPE; encoded by the coding sequence ATGCATTCTAAATACTTAATCGTTTTATTTTTTTACATTTTTGTCTTTTGTAAGTCGAACGAAAAAATTTGCGAAGGTGAAAAATGCCGAAATGGAAGGCACTCTGTTCAGTATGAAAATGGAGAACGTTTTGAAGGAGAGTTTTTCCAAGATGTCAAACATGGTTTTGGCACCTATCATTATGCAAATGGAGATGTTTTTGAGGGTGAATACAAATTTGGATACAGAGACGGACAAGGGACATATTTTTATACGAATGGGGATCGTTTTAAAGGAAACTATGTAAAAGGAAAACGGGAGGGTTTCGGTCAGTATCTTTTTGCAGACGGTTTTATCTTAGAGGGGATTTGGTCTCAAAATAATTTGGGTGGCAAAGCTAAAATCATTAATGCAAAAGGAAGTTTGGTGCTGGAAGGACATTGGCACCAAAACCAATTTGTAGGACTTCGGCCGAAAGCAGAGTCAAACGATCCGATCGAAATTTCGAATCCCGAGTGA
- a CDS encoding response regulator transcription factor: MSQKKALIVDDSTVTRLMIRKIISEKRPNWEILEAESADQAKSILPEHPDIDLFSLDQNMPGSLSGLDLAQSLKTEYPNSKIVLITANIQDAIKNRAKDLGITFIEKPVTADKILPIIEIL, from the coding sequence ATGTCACAAAAAAAAGCCCTCATTGTTGATGATAGCACCGTCACCCGATTGATGATTCGGAAAATCATTTCAGAAAAGCGTCCCAATTGGGAAATTTTGGAAGCTGAATCAGCAGATCAGGCAAAATCAATACTACCGGAACATCCAGACATTGATCTTTTCAGTTTGGATCAAAATATGCCAGGTTCCCTTTCGGGATTAGATTTAGCACAAAGTCTCAAAACAGAATATCCAAATTCAAAAATCGTACTCATTACAGCTAACATTCAAGATGCTATTAAAAATCGAGCAAAAGATTTAGGAATTACGTTTATTGAAAAGCCTGTCACCGCGGATAAGATTCTTCCTATCATAGAAATTTTATGA
- a CDS encoding chemotaxis protein CheX — MNQLTELERDSLCELFNISLGGAAKLMSEMISDEILLTVPSLRLITKTEARNFENLAEKEVCTVEQKFIGDIGDGSAFLLFHKSASLEIVKMMMKDYVALNEVSQFEKDALSEIGNIILNAILSNLAKMSHYKIETRIPEFFTGRYEDIFINRNPHPNEDNSILLVFIDYQLKGKEIKGYIFFILNFDSIKNLSRVLIEKLK, encoded by the coding sequence ATGAACCAATTAACCGAGTTAGAACGAGATTCCTTATGTGAGTTATTCAATATTAGTTTAGGTGGTGCTGCCAAACTAATGAGCGAAATGATTTCTGATGAGATCCTATTAACTGTTCCAAGTTTAAGACTGATCACGAAAACAGAAGCAAGGAATTTCGAAAACTTGGCTGAAAAGGAAGTATGTACGGTAGAGCAAAAGTTTATTGGTGATATTGGAGATGGATCCGCTTTCTTGTTATTTCACAAAAGTGCAAGTTTAGAAATCGTGAAAATGATGATGAAAGATTACGTAGCACTTAATGAAGTTTCTCAATTTGAAAAGGATGCTTTGAGTGAGATCGGGAACATCATCTTAAATGCAATTTTATCCAATTTGGCAAAGATGTCTCATTATAAAATTGAAACACGTATTCCTGAATTTTTTACCGGTAGATATGAAGATATATTCATAAACCGAAATCCTCATCCAAATGAAGATAATTCAATTTTATTGGTATTCATTGATTACCAACTAAAAGGAAAAGAAATCAAAGGTTACATATTTTTTATTTTAAATTTTGATAGCATTAAAAATCTTTCCAGAGTTCTAATCGAAAAGTTAAAGTAG